The Candidatus Margulisiibacteriota bacterium genome includes the window TGAAAAAGGTGCTGATCATGCCGAAAAGCAGTCTGTGACCAGATACCGGCCTTTTCGCCAGAAACGTTCTTACGGGCTCGCCGCGGCGCTGATCATCCTGGCGCTGGGGCTCACCTATCTGTCGCTTCCCAGGGTGCAAACCGCCCGTTCGCTTTTTTCTGCCGCGCTTTATCCTTTCCAATATTCGGCCAGCGCGGTCTGGCATTTCGGCGTCGGTTTGCCGGGCGAGCTGTTGAACCTGCGCCGCCTGGCGGCGGAGAATACCGGCTTAAAAGAGCGGGTGGCGCGGCAAGAAGCCCAGTTGGGGGTCCTGGCCGAGTTACAGGGCGAGAACGACCGTTTAAGGGACGAGCTGGGGCTGGTCCGGAGCGCCCGGTTCGGCGGCAAACTGCTGGCTGTGCCGGTCGTCGGCCGGAGCGGCTCTCCGTGGCCGGGCGTGCTCGAGATCGGGCGGGGACGCCGGTCGGGCGTTCGGGTGAACATGCCGGTCGTGGCCCAGGCCGGGCTGGTCGGCCGGGTCAGTGAAGTGGCCGAACTGAGCGCCAAAGTCCTGTTGATCAGCGACCCGCTCAGCGCGGTGGCGGCCGTTGACCAGCGCAGCCGCGATCTGGGCGTGATCGAAGGATATTCGCCCGACACCCTCTACCTGAGATATATCGGCACCGGCGGCGACGTTCAGGCCGGCGACCGGATCGTGACCGCCGCTGTCTCTAGTATTTTTCCGGCCGGTATCCCGCTCGGGACCGTGACCAGCGCTACCAAAGCCGATGCCGATCTTTTCTACCGGATCGCGGTCAAACCGGCGGTCGAACTCGGTCGTTTGGACACCGTCTTTCTGGTCTTCTAAGATGCGCGGCCTGAAATACCTCGTTCTGGTCCTGGGCATCCTGATCGCCCAGCACGTTATCCTGCCGCGGTTGAGCTTTCTCGGCGTCACGCCCGACCTGGTGTTGGTGGCGGTCATCATTTATTCCGTGCTGGGGCAGGAGACGCCGGCGACCGTGTTCGCCGCCGTTCTGGCTTTTGGCCAGGACCTGTACGCCCGCGGCGGATACTGGAACATGGTCCTGAAGATCCTGATCAGCGCCGTGATCTCCAATTTCAAGGCGGAATTCATGGGCGACGAGTACGCGCTGGCCGCTCTCCTGGTCATGGTGATCTCCCCTTTGTACCTGCTGGCGGAACTGCTGGTCATGACGCTGCTGCTTGACCGGCAGGTCAGCCTGGCTTACGCGGCGATCAAACTGGTTGCCGGCACGATCTACAACCTCTTGCTGGTGCCGCTGCTTTTCCCGCTGCTCAAGGAGCTGGCCAATGCCGACCGGTAAATGGCATCCGCTGGCCCTGGCCTTTGGCCTGATCTTTATTCTGCTGGTCGGGCGGCTGCTCCAGCTGCAGGTCATCGAAGGCGATAAGTACCGCAAGATCGCCGA containing:
- the mreC gene encoding rod shape-determining protein MreC, coding for MTRYRPFRQKRSYGLAAALIILALGLTYLSLPRVQTARSLFSAALYPFQYSASAVWHFGVGLPGELLNLRRLAAENTGLKERVARQEAQLGVLAELQGENDRLRDELGLVRSARFGGKLLAVPVVGRSGSPWPGVLEIGRGRRSGVRVNMPVVAQAGLVGRVSEVAELSAKVLLISDPLSAVAAVDQRSRDLGVIEGYSPDTLYLRYIGTGGDVQAGDRIVTAAVSSIFPAGIPLGTVTSATKADADLFYRIAVKPAVELGRLDTVFLVF